The following proteins come from a genomic window of Achromobacter deleyi:
- a CDS encoding Bug family tripartite tricarboxylate transporter substrate binding protein, with protein sequence MKFDRLKYPLYALALATGLMTASAAQAGAWPEKPVRLVVPFSAGGQLDNMTRIFATGLSDHLKQPVIIDNRPGAGGIIGSDMVAKAPADGYTFLVAGNGAITNKLLRSKMPYEDSDLVPVGLLFESSSVIVVSANSKIHSLKDWQQQAAKEKRPILFATAGTGSTGHFVAEMLGQALKVPVTVVPYKSGSESSTALMGGQVDAASEAAVSVRNYIASGRVRALAATADHRSPLLPDTPTTAEQGFAQINITHWGGMYAPKGTPPDLIKAMNQAIADVMATPKVRQQLVDAGYEAIPGSVEKFGSFIAAEDKRLGGIVKSANMKAE encoded by the coding sequence ATGAAGTTCGACCGACTCAAGTATCCCCTGTATGCCCTCGCGCTCGCGACGGGCCTGATGACGGCGTCCGCGGCCCAGGCTGGCGCCTGGCCCGAGAAGCCGGTGCGCCTGGTCGTGCCGTTCTCGGCCGGCGGCCAGCTCGACAACATGACGCGGATCTTCGCCACCGGGCTGTCCGACCATCTCAAGCAGCCCGTCATCATCGACAACCGCCCCGGCGCGGGCGGCATCATCGGCTCGGACATGGTGGCCAAGGCGCCGGCCGACGGCTACACGTTTTTGGTGGCCGGCAATGGCGCCATCACCAACAAGCTGCTGCGCAGCAAGATGCCCTATGAGGACAGCGACCTGGTGCCGGTCGGGCTGCTGTTCGAGTCCTCGTCGGTCATCGTCGTCAGCGCCAACAGCAAGATCCACTCGCTCAAGGACTGGCAGCAACAGGCGGCCAAGGAAAAGCGCCCCATCCTGTTCGCCACCGCCGGCACCGGCAGCACCGGCCATTTCGTCGCGGAAATGCTGGGCCAGGCGCTCAAGGTGCCGGTCACGGTCGTGCCCTACAAGAGCGGCTCGGAGAGTTCCACCGCGCTGATGGGCGGCCAGGTCGACGCCGCCTCGGAGGCGGCCGTGTCGGTGCGCAACTACATCGCTTCCGGCCGCGTGCGGGCGCTGGCGGCCACGGCGGATCACCGCTCGCCGCTGCTGCCCGACACGCCCACCACCGCGGAACAGGGCTTCGCCCAGATCAACATCACCCACTGGGGCGGCATGTATGCGCCCAAGGGCACGCCGCCGGACCTCATCAAGGCGATGAACCAGGCCATCGCCGACGTCATGGCCACGCCCAAGGTCCGCCAGCAACTGGTGGATGCAGGCTACGAGGCGATTCCGGGCTCGGTGGAGAAGTTCGGCAGCTTCATCGCCGCCGAGGACAAGCGGCTGGGCGGGATCGTCAAGAGCGCCAACATGAAGGCGGAATGA
- the acnA gene encoding aconitate hydratase AcnA: protein MQPPEQDPYLQAYDPDAEYGRHFSVPAFAAEHGLQAGRLPYVARVLIENALRHESAIHGHRPHALALLQAYHPDAPAPDTPADVWLHPTRVLAQDVSGIPSLIDLAAMRDALQARGGDPRRINPLIPTDLIVDHSLIAEEGGHAGARQANEAREYRQNRERYTFLKWAQGAFDNLRLVPPGKGILHQINIEYLAEVATTRRTAQGMAVTCPDTLVGTDSHTTMVNALGVLGWGVGGIEAEAAMLGDALVLRAPEVIGVRLFNRPAPGITATDLVLNLTRVLREAKVVAQFVEFTGEALDGVLSLEDRATLANMAPEYGSTCAYFPVDEETLAYLARTGRGAAHIARVRRYAQAAGLWRTPERPGYSRLVEVDLAQFTRVAAGPSRPQDRMALEEVPLTFAKATAALPRHEHADLPQGAVVLAAITSCTNTSNPRLLVAAGLLARKARALGLRPAAWTKTSFTPGSRVVTDYLRASGLQAALDAVGFHTAGYGCATCAGLSGSLSPAVEQRIADGSPRVAAVLSGNRNFPGRVHPLARANYLVSPPMVVAYALAGTVMRDLQREAVGWRADGTAVMLADLWPSDAEIDAVVADYVRPVMFTERYRDVFEGDPAWQALPGGGGACYPWDADSLYLRRPPYLDVPPQTGSVRIEGARALLILGDSVTTDHISPANEIPPESSAGRYLLSLGVSADALHTYLARRGNHRVMMRATFAQPTLVNELLPQGPAGLTRHQPDGAVEPIYDVAMRYRDAGVPVVVVAGKDYGNGSSRDWAAKGTRLLGVRAVIAESFERIHRSNLVNMGVLPLQLPAGVTRLTLGLDGSETFDLEIAADLAPQGSATCVIRGAVAPRTLALLCRLDNAHEMEIWRAGGILPAVLRQALEDSQHASQP, encoded by the coding sequence GTGCAGCCCCCCGAGCAAGATCCCTATCTGCAGGCCTACGATCCGGACGCGGAATATGGCCGCCATTTCAGCGTGCCGGCGTTCGCCGCCGAGCACGGCCTGCAGGCCGGCCGCCTGCCCTACGTGGCGCGCGTGCTGATCGAGAACGCGTTGCGGCATGAAAGCGCCATCCACGGCCACCGGCCGCATGCGCTGGCCCTGTTGCAGGCCTATCATCCCGACGCGCCAGCGCCGGACACGCCGGCCGATGTCTGGCTGCATCCGACGCGGGTGCTGGCGCAGGACGTCAGCGGCATCCCCAGCCTGATCGACCTGGCCGCCATGCGCGATGCGCTGCAGGCGCGCGGCGGCGACCCGCGCCGCATCAATCCGCTGATCCCCACCGACCTGATCGTCGATCATTCGCTGATCGCCGAGGAAGGCGGCCACGCCGGCGCGCGCCAGGCCAACGAGGCGCGCGAATACCGCCAGAACCGCGAGCGCTACACTTTCTTGAAGTGGGCCCAGGGCGCGTTCGACAATCTGCGCCTGGTGCCGCCCGGCAAGGGCATCCTGCACCAGATCAACATCGAATACCTGGCCGAGGTGGCGACCACCCGGCGCACCGCGCAAGGCATGGCGGTGACCTGTCCCGACACCCTGGTCGGCACCGACAGCCACACCACCATGGTCAACGCCCTGGGCGTGCTGGGCTGGGGCGTCGGCGGCATCGAGGCCGAGGCCGCGATGCTGGGCGACGCGCTGGTGCTGCGCGCGCCCGAGGTCATCGGCGTGCGCCTGTTCAACCGGCCCGCGCCGGGCATCACCGCCACCGACCTGGTGCTCAACCTGACCCGCGTCCTGCGCGAGGCCAAGGTGGTGGCGCAGTTCGTCGAGTTCACCGGCGAGGCGCTGGACGGCGTGCTGTCGCTGGAAGATCGCGCCACGCTGGCGAACATGGCGCCCGAATACGGCTCGACCTGCGCCTACTTTCCGGTCGACGAGGAAACCCTGGCCTATCTGGCGCGCACGGGGCGCGGCGCGGCGCACATCGCGCGCGTGCGGCGCTATGCGCAGGCCGCCGGGCTCTGGCGCACCCCGGAGCGTCCCGGCTACAGCCGGCTGGTCGAGGTCGACCTGGCGCAGTTCACCCGCGTAGCCGCCGGCCCCAGCCGGCCGCAGGACCGCATGGCGCTGGAGGAAGTGCCGCTGACCTTCGCCAAGGCCACCGCGGCCCTGCCCCGCCATGAACATGCCGACCTGCCGCAGGGCGCGGTGGTGCTGGCGGCGATCACCAGTTGCACCAACACCTCCAACCCGCGCCTGCTGGTGGCCGCCGGGCTGCTGGCGCGCAAGGCGCGGGCGCTGGGGCTGCGGCCGGCGGCTTGGACCAAGACCTCGTTCACGCCTGGCTCGCGGGTGGTGACCGACTACCTGCGCGCCAGCGGGCTGCAGGCCGCGCTGGACGCGGTGGGCTTTCACACCGCCGGCTACGGCTGCGCCACCTGTGCCGGCCTGTCGGGTTCGCTCTCGCCGGCGGTGGAACAGCGCATCGCCGACGGCTCGCCGCGCGTGGCGGCGGTGCTGTCGGGCAACCGCAATTTCCCCGGCCGCGTCCATCCGCTGGCGCGCGCCAACTACCTGGTGTCGCCGCCGATGGTGGTGGCCTACGCGCTGGCCGGCACGGTCATGCGCGACCTGCAGCGCGAAGCGGTCGGCTGGCGCGCCGATGGCACGGCGGTGATGCTGGCGGACCTGTGGCCCAGCGACGCCGAGATCGACGCCGTGGTGGCCGACTACGTGCGGCCCGTGATGTTCACCGAACGCTACCGCGACGTGTTCGAGGGCGACCCGGCCTGGCAGGCCCTGCCCGGCGGCGGCGGCGCGTGCTATCCGTGGGACGCCGACAGCCTCTACCTGCGCCGGCCGCCCTATCTGGACGTGCCGCCGCAGACCGGCAGCGTGCGCATCGAGGGCGCGCGCGCCCTGCTCATCCTGGGCGACTCGGTGACCACCGACCATATCTCGCCCGCCAACGAGATCCCGCCCGAGTCGAGCGCCGGGCGCTACCTGCTGTCGCTGGGCGTGTCGGCCGACGCGCTGCACACCTACCTGGCGCGGCGCGGCAACCACCGCGTGATGATGCGCGCCACCTTTGCCCAGCCGACCCTGGTCAACGAACTGCTGCCGCAGGGCCCGGCCGGCCTCACCCGCCACCAGCCCGACGGCGCGGTCGAGCCGATCTACGACGTGGCCATGCGCTATCGCGACGCCGGCGTGCCGGTGGTGGTGGTGGCGGGCAAGGACTACGGCAACGGCTCGTCGCGCGACTGGGCCGCGAAAGGCACGCGGCTGCTGGGCGTGCGCGCGGTGATCGCCGAGAGCTTCGAGCGCATCCACCGTTCCAACCTGGTGAACATGGGCGTCCTGCCGCTGCAGCTGCCGGCCGGCGTCACGCGCCTGACGCTGGGCCTGGACGGCAGCGAGACGTTCGACCTCGAGATTGCGGCCGACCTGGCGCCACAGGGCTCGGCCACCTGCGTGATCCGCGGCGCCGTCGCGCCGCGCACGCTGGCCCTGCTTTGCCGCCTGGACAACGCGCACGAGATGGAGATCTGGCGTGCCGGGGGCATCCTGCCCGCGGTCCTGCGCCAGGCCCTGGAGGATTCGCAGCACGCTTCACAACCATAA
- the prpB gene encoding methylisocitrate lyase has translation MTTSPESDLPASAGLRLRKAMQAEQPLQVVGAINANHALLARQAGFRAIYLSGGGVAAGSLGVPDLGIVGLEDVLTDVRRITEVCPLPLVVDVDTGFGASAFNVARTTRSMIAAGAAAMQIEDQAGAKRCGHRPNKEVVTLPEMVDRIKAAVDARTDPHFVIIARTDALASEGRQSALDRLSACIEAGADIAFPEAVYDLEGFRDFARALPAPILANITEFGQTPLLTVQELAAAHVGMVLYPLSAFRAMNRAAQRTYEAIRRDGTQRGVIDQMQTRMELYESIGYFAYEERLDALYAGKAA, from the coding sequence ATGACGACTTCCCCCGAATCCGACCTGCCCGCTAGCGCCGGCCTGCGACTGCGCAAGGCGATGCAGGCCGAGCAGCCCTTGCAGGTGGTCGGCGCCATCAACGCCAACCATGCGCTGCTGGCGCGGCAGGCCGGCTTTCGCGCCATCTACCTGTCGGGCGGCGGCGTGGCCGCGGGGTCGCTGGGCGTGCCCGATCTGGGGATCGTCGGCCTGGAGGACGTGCTGACCGACGTGCGCCGCATCACGGAGGTCTGCCCCCTGCCCCTGGTGGTCGATGTCGACACCGGTTTCGGCGCATCGGCCTTCAATGTGGCACGCACCACGCGGTCGATGATCGCGGCCGGCGCCGCCGCCATGCAGATCGAGGACCAGGCCGGCGCCAAGCGTTGCGGCCATCGCCCCAACAAGGAAGTGGTGACCCTGCCGGAGATGGTCGATCGCATCAAGGCGGCGGTCGATGCCCGCACCGATCCGCACTTCGTCATCATCGCCCGCACCGATGCGCTGGCCAGCGAGGGCCGCCAGAGCGCGCTGGACCGGCTGTCCGCCTGCATCGAGGCCGGCGCCGACATCGCCTTTCCCGAAGCGGTGTACGACCTCGAAGGCTTCCGCGATTTCGCCCGCGCGTTGCCGGCGCCGATCCTGGCCAACATCACCGAGTTCGGCCAGACGCCGTTGCTGACCGTGCAGGAACTGGCCGCGGCCCACGTCGGCATGGTGCTCTATCCGCTGTCGGCCTTTCGCGCCATGAACCGCGCGGCCCAGCGCACCTACGAGGCGATCCGCCGCGACGGCACCCAGCGCGGCGTGATCGACCAGATGCAGACGCGCATGGAACTCTATGAAAGCATTGGCTATTTCGCCTATGAAGAACGGCTGGACGCGCTGTACGCTGGCAAGGCCGCCTGA
- the prpR gene encoding propionate catabolism operon regulatory protein PrpR encodes MLTVPTPVESDPAALPRIWAVGVARIARTFAQILPSYAQRGEFKLIEAGFDAAASVINDAARQGLVDVVVAAGLNGSYLRRHVTVPVVQVKISGFEVMNALATARRISPRVALLGQHAQYPELQTFMQTFAVDILVRTYRDQDDALAQAKQLKDEGIEVLVGSGLIVDYAERMGMAGVLVYSLATVAACIEDAIEITRLQRVESSRREYLNAVLANLDEGVAAVDAAGRVQALNPAVERLLGITAAGLAGRRLEEISPALSLDEVLRSGKREAESVHRLGGKMVVVNRIPLASGVGLSGAVLTLQEAGAIHRADRSLRTRARTRVRTVRYTLDDLHGQSVPLAKARMLGLRYARVDSTVLIGGESGTGKEVMAQGIHQASARHHFPFIAVNCASLPETLLESELFGYEDGAFSGARRGGKPGLFEAAHNGTLFLDEIGDMPPALQIRLLRVLQERQVMPVGGSEPVPVNVRIMAATHRDLAAMVAAGAFRQDLFFRLNILRIDMPTLRERHDDIWLLAQNLYQRVRQNLGLAGEPPLPEALRDALLAYDWPGNIRELENVLERLAVFLAEMPDPPPDEQVRRIVADVAPELTRSAARSEPGDLATHGRRQQAAHVREVLARCGGDRRKACEQLGISPTTLWRWLRTGG; translated from the coding sequence ATGCTGACTGTCCCGACGCCCGTGGAATCCGACCCGGCGGCGCTGCCGCGCATCTGGGCCGTGGGCGTGGCGCGCATCGCCCGCACCTTCGCCCAGATCCTGCCCAGCTACGCCCAGCGCGGCGAATTCAAGTTGATCGAGGCCGGCTTCGACGCGGCCGCCAGCGTCATCAACGACGCCGCTCGCCAGGGGCTTGTCGACGTGGTGGTGGCCGCCGGCCTGAACGGCAGCTATCTGCGCCGCCACGTCACGGTGCCGGTGGTGCAGGTCAAGATCAGCGGTTTCGAGGTCATGAACGCGCTGGCCACGGCGCGCCGGATCTCGCCGCGCGTGGCCTTGCTGGGCCAGCATGCGCAGTATCCCGAGCTGCAGACCTTCATGCAAACCTTCGCCGTCGACATCCTGGTGCGCACCTACCGCGACCAGGACGACGCGCTGGCCCAGGCCAAGCAGCTCAAGGACGAAGGCATCGAGGTCCTGGTCGGCTCGGGCCTGATCGTCGATTACGCCGAGCGCATGGGAATGGCCGGCGTGCTGGTGTATTCGTTGGCCACGGTGGCCGCGTGCATCGAGGACGCCATCGAAATCACCCGCCTGCAACGGGTCGAGTCGAGCCGCCGCGAATACCTCAACGCGGTGCTGGCCAACCTGGACGAAGGCGTGGCGGCGGTCGACGCGGCGGGCCGCGTGCAAGCGCTCAATCCGGCCGTCGAACGCCTGCTGGGCATCACCGCCGCCGGCCTGGCCGGACGACGGCTCGAGGAAATATCGCCGGCGCTGTCGCTGGACGAGGTGCTGCGCAGCGGCAAGCGCGAGGCCGAATCGGTGCACCGGCTCGGCGGCAAGATGGTGGTGGTGAACCGCATTCCGCTGGCCAGCGGCGTGGGCCTGTCGGGCGCGGTGCTGACCTTGCAGGAAGCCGGCGCCATCCACCGCGCCGACCGCAGCCTGCGCACGCGGGCCCGCACCCGCGTGCGCACCGTGCGCTACACGCTGGACGACCTGCATGGCCAGTCCGTGCCGCTGGCAAAGGCCCGCATGCTCGGCCTGCGCTACGCCCGGGTCGACTCGACGGTGCTGATCGGCGGCGAAAGCGGCACCGGCAAGGAAGTCATGGCCCAGGGCATCCACCAGGCCAGCGCGCGCCATCATTTCCCCTTCATCGCGGTCAACTGCGCCTCGCTGCCCGAAACCCTGCTGGAAAGCGAACTGTTCGGCTACGAGGACGGCGCCTTCAGCGGCGCCCGCCGTGGCGGCAAGCCCGGGCTGTTCGAGGCGGCCCACAACGGCACGTTGTTCCTGGACGAGATCGGCGACATGCCGCCGGCGCTGCAGATCCGCCTGCTGCGCGTGCTGCAGGAACGTCAGGTGATGCCGGTGGGCGGCAGCGAACCGGTGCCCGTCAACGTGCGCATCATGGCCGCCACCCATCGCGACCTGGCGGCCATGGTGGCGGCCGGCGCCTTCCGCCAGGACCTGTTCTTCCGCCTGAACATCCTGCGCATCGACATGCCGACGCTGCGTGAGCGGCACGACGACATCTGGCTGCTGGCGCAGAACCTGTACCAGCGGGTGCGGCAGAACCTGGGCCTGGCCGGCGAGCCGCCGTTGCCCGAGGCCTTGCGCGACGCATTGCTGGCCTACGACTGGCCCGGCAACATCCGCGAACTGGAAAACGTGCTGGAACGCCTGGCGGTGTTCCTGGCGGAAATGCCCGACCCGCCGCCGGACGAACAGGTGCGGCGCATCGTGGCCGACGTGGCGCCGGAACTGACGCGAAGCGCCGCCCGGTCCGAGCCGGGCGACCTGGCCACGCATGGCCGGCGCCAGCAGGCGGCCCACGTGCGCGAGGTGCTGGCGCGCTGCGGCGGCGACCGGCGCAAGGCCTGCGAACAGCTCGGCATCAGCCCGACCACATTGTGGCGGTGGTTGCGCACGGGCGGGTAG
- a CDS encoding tripartite tricarboxylate transporter substrate binding protein, translating to MPRFPFTVRAIALALGSLIAGGALAAEPIRLIVPTTAGGGTDGFFRMLAKDAEPHLGAPVVVVNVGGAGGSIGVTQMVRAAPDGNTIAGVWLGPVTVAPHTTPVSYTPKDYIAVAQLTSAPYVMCVQHDFAADDGKQLMQLLRKAPNRYTFGTDGAGGPGQLAAQRIFNRQDIHQRDIPYKGAGDTLLALLGGHIDMYVGSIPPVLPYVKSGKVKCLQLTSADKVAALPQATSLNELGLGEEQTLLWRGILAPRNTPPERVQALERAFTAAAQSPATRGFVEDAGEQIAILTGDAFRAQIEREYAALGKVAEGLKLSSK from the coding sequence ATGCCCCGTTTTCCCTTCACCGTCCGGGCGATTGCCCTGGCCCTTGGCTCGCTGATCGCGGGCGGCGCGCTTGCCGCCGAACCGATCCGCCTGATCGTTCCCACCACGGCGGGAGGCGGCACCGACGGCTTTTTCCGCATGCTGGCCAAGGATGCCGAACCGCATCTGGGCGCGCCGGTGGTGGTGGTCAACGTGGGCGGCGCCGGTGGCAGCATCGGCGTGACGCAGATGGTGCGCGCCGCGCCCGACGGCAACACGATCGCCGGGGTCTGGCTGGGGCCGGTCACGGTGGCGCCGCACACCACCCCGGTTTCCTACACGCCCAAGGACTACATCGCCGTTGCCCAGCTGACCAGCGCGCCCTACGTCATGTGCGTGCAGCACGACTTCGCCGCGGACGACGGCAAGCAACTGATGCAGTTGCTGCGCAAGGCGCCGAACCGCTATACCTTTGGCACCGATGGCGCGGGCGGTCCCGGGCAGCTGGCGGCGCAGCGCATCTTCAACCGCCAAGATATCCATCAGCGCGACATTCCCTACAAGGGAGCGGGCGATACCCTGCTGGCGCTGCTGGGCGGCCACATCGACATGTACGTGGGTTCGATTCCGCCGGTGCTGCCCTACGTGAAGAGCGGCAAGGTCAAATGCCTGCAATTGACCTCGGCCGACAAGGTGGCGGCGCTGCCGCAAGCCACCAGCCTGAACGAACTGGGCCTGGGCGAGGAACAGACGTTGCTGTGGCGCGGCATCCTGGCGCCCAGGAACACGCCGCCCGAGCGTGTGCAGGCGCTGGAGCGGGCGTTCACCGCGGCGGCGCAATCCCCGGCGACGCGCGGCTTTGTCGAGGATGCAGGCGAACAGATCGCCATCCTGACCGGCGACGCCTTCCGCGCGCAGATCGAACGGGAGTACGCCGCGTTGGGCAAGGTTGCCGAAGGGCTCAAGCTGTCGTCGAAATGA
- a CDS encoding amidohydrolase family protein — MTSPLNLPAGAADCHAHVLRTDLPLIAGRHSAPLRHAEVDEYLRVLDANGIRYGVLTAPSFYGNDNRLLLRSLQAAGGRLRGTAIVEPEIGDADLDVLYTHGVRGVRLNWLRREPLPDSGSRAYRALYPRLRERGMHVEVYVEGEHLAAVLPPILASGVRLVLDHFGGLTPGFSTLDLLREALAQGQTWIKLSAPYRLAGQDAAALTALLLREAGAQRLLWGTDWPWVSNESEVDYARCLGWLGEWLPDPGPRDIILRDTPRLLFDFED, encoded by the coding sequence ATGACATCACCGCTGAATCTTCCCGCCGGCGCCGCCGACTGCCACGCGCATGTGCTGCGCACCGATCTGCCGCTAATCGCCGGCCGCCATTCGGCGCCGTTGCGCCATGCCGAGGTCGACGAATACCTGCGGGTCCTGGACGCCAACGGCATCCGCTATGGCGTGCTGACCGCGCCCAGCTTCTACGGCAACGACAACCGCCTGCTGCTGCGGTCATTGCAAGCCGCGGGCGGCCGCCTGCGCGGCACCGCCATCGTCGAACCGGAGATCGGCGATGCCGATCTTGACGTCCTGTACACCCATGGGGTGCGCGGCGTGCGCCTGAACTGGTTGCGGCGCGAGCCCCTGCCGGACAGCGGCAGCCGCGCCTACCGCGCCCTGTATCCGCGCTTGCGCGAGCGCGGCATGCACGTCGAGGTCTACGTCGAAGGCGAGCATCTGGCCGCGGTGCTGCCTCCGATCCTGGCCAGCGGCGTGCGGCTGGTGCTGGACCATTTTGGCGGCCTGACGCCGGGATTTTCGACGCTGGACCTGCTGCGCGAGGCCCTTGCCCAAGGCCAGACCTGGATCAAGCTGTCCGCGCCCTACCGCCTGGCGGGCCAGGATGCGGCGGCGTTGACCGCCCTGCTGCTGCGTGAAGCCGGCGCGCAGCGCCTGCTGTGGGGCACGGATTGGCCCTGGGTGTCGAACGAGAGCGAGGTCGACTACGCGCGCTGCCTGGGCTGGCTGGGCGAGTGGCTGCCCGACCCCGGCCCGCGCGACATCATCCTGCGCGATACCCCGAGGCTGCTGTTCGATTTTGAAGACTGA
- a CDS encoding LysR family transcriptional regulator → MRRFSIPQMEALLAIARLGSFQAAAEHMNVTQPTISLRIRELESALGVRLFEREGRRAVLTAEGVLARRYAEQAVGVLDELETRLRTGDPLQGRLRVGASETMAMACLPAIVRQLEQRYPRLQVELTIANSLVLSERLNTNQLDIAFLIDAGVSHHVQVEPLAWAEVAWIGLDPRPRLRAVDLAAQKLFVVPPPSPLHQVVAAWCNQERTPLPEFSTCTSVAIIVGLITAGVGMSALPVGLMADALARGAVVRYEQDRPFSPLRLCAAYPRVADMAGLDAVVRIARQELARAPYFSVIGA, encoded by the coding sequence ATGAGACGATTTTCCATTCCCCAGATGGAGGCCCTGCTGGCGATCGCCCGGCTGGGTTCATTCCAGGCCGCCGCCGAGCACATGAATGTGACGCAGCCGACCATTTCCCTGCGCATCCGCGAGCTGGAATCAGCGCTGGGCGTGCGCCTGTTCGAGCGCGAGGGCAGGCGGGCGGTGCTGACGGCAGAAGGGGTGTTGGCGCGGCGTTACGCCGAGCAGGCGGTCGGCGTGCTCGATGAACTGGAAACCCGTTTGCGCACCGGCGACCCGCTGCAGGGCCGGTTGCGGGTGGGCGCGTCGGAAACCATGGCCATGGCGTGCCTGCCGGCCATCGTCAGACAGCTCGAACAGCGCTATCCGCGCCTGCAGGTCGAACTGACCATCGCCAACAGCCTGGTGCTCAGCGAGCGCCTGAACACCAACCAGCTCGATATCGCCTTTCTCATCGACGCGGGCGTCAGCCATCACGTGCAGGTCGAACCGCTGGCCTGGGCCGAGGTGGCCTGGATCGGCCTGGACCCGCGCCCGCGATTACGGGCAGTGGACCTGGCCGCCCAGAAACTGTTCGTGGTGCCGCCGCCGTCGCCGCTGCATCAGGTCGTGGCCGCCTGGTGCAACCAGGAACGCACGCCATTGCCGGAGTTCAGCACCTGCACCAGCGTGGCCATCATCGTCGGACTGATCACGGCCGGCGTCGGCATGAGCGCGCTGCCGGTCGGTCTGATGGCCGATGCGCTGGCACGAGGCGCGGTGGTGCGCTACGAACAGGACCGGCCGTTTTCTCCGTTGCGTTTGTGCGCCGCGTATCCACGGGTGGCCGACATGGCGGGGCTGGATGCGGTTGTTCGCATCGCGCGGCAAGAACTGGCGCGGGCGCCGTACTTTTCCGTTATCGGCGCTTGA
- a CDS encoding DUF6587 family protein produces the protein MVAVMSATGAPVWQYVVLVLAVAGSVVALAGHLSPALRAWLWRSVARLLRHRRLPASLRRLGERLAAAHSQAGGQGCGSCAGCASSAPRTSQPLVRRPRGVGGIKRR, from the coding sequence GTGGTTGCTGTGATGTCCGCCACCGGCGCCCCTGTGTGGCAATACGTGGTGCTGGTCCTGGCCGTGGCGGGTAGCGTCGTCGCGCTGGCCGGGCACCTGTCGCCGGCCCTGCGGGCCTGGCTGTGGCGATCGGTGGCGCGGCTGCTGCGCCATCGGCGACTGCCCGCGTCCTTGCGCAGGCTGGGCGAGCGGCTCGCCGCGGCCCATTCACAGGCCGGCGGCCAGGGCTGCGGCTCGTGCGCGGGCTGCGCTTCGTCGGCGCCGCGCACGTCGCAACCGCTGGTGCGGCGGCCGCGCGGCGTCGGGGGGATCAAGCGCCGATAA